The Kribbella sp. HUAS MG21 genome includes the window GGCTTCACCATCGCCCGGGCGGCGTTGCAGACGAAGATGTCCAGCGTCCCGGTCGGCTCGGCCGCGCGGTCGAAGAGCCCGTCGATCGCGGACAGGTCGGCCTGGTCCGCGTGCACGGCGATCGCCTCGCCGCCGTTCGCCTTCACCTCGGTGACCACGTCGGCCGCGGCCGCCTCGCTGCTCGCGTACGTGAAGGTCACCACGGCGCCGTCCGCGGCCAGTCGCCGTACGATCGCCGCACCGATTCCGCGTGAGCCCCCGGTGACGAGAGCTGCCTTACCGTCGAGAACGCCCATGCCGTCCTGTCTATCACCCGGTCAGGTCGCTCGCTCGTTTGCTTGAGGTCACGCTCCGGGGTCCATCGGTGGCGGACCCGTTGTGACCCGTGCGCGTTGGGGCATACGGTGTGATCGCAGGACAGTTCGATTTCCGCCAGGACCCGCGTTCGTGGCGCTACCCGGGGGAGAAGCCGCGTGACCACCCAGCCAGAGCCACGAGACGGCGAGATGATCCGCACCGCCTTCGACGCCGTCACGAAGGAACTGGAACCAGGCGTCCTGCTCGTCCGGCTGTCGGGTGAGATCGACATCGCCAGCACCGACTTCGCCGCCGAGGCGATCCGGGCCGCGGTCGCGCCGCCGGCGCGGCTGGTGCTGATCGACGTCTCCGCCGTCACCTTCTGCAGCTCCGCCGGCCTCGGCAACCTGGTCGAGGCCCGCAACCTCGCCGGCCGGCACAACATCACCCTCGCGCTGGTCGGCGTCGGCCGTCCGGTGGACCGGCCGCTCAGCGTCACCGGGCTCGGCGGACAGTTCCGGATCTTCGGCACCGCCGACGAGGCGATCGCCAGCCTCTGACCTGCTGGCCCTGCGGCATCGGCCGCCGGAAAAGGTGGAATCGATTCCAGGTCTGCCCTTAGGGTGCTGCTGTGATCGTGCACACCATCGAGGACAGCTGCCTGGTCCATCTGATCGTCGACCCGGAATCGCGGACAGCCGTGGCAGTCGACGCCGGCAGCGGACGCTGGCTCGACCAGTTGGCGTCGTACGGCGTGGACGCGGTGACCGACGTTCTGATTACGCATCACCACCGGGACCAGGTCGAAGGACTGCCGTTGCTGGCGGCCACCGGCACGCGGATCTGGGTGCCGGAGAACGAGGCCGAGCTGATCGCCGACGCCGACCAGCACTGGCAGCGGCGGAACGTGGTGAACAACTACGACCTGCACACGGACCGGTTCTCGATCCTGTCGTCGGTGCCCGTGACAGGGGTGATGAAGGACTACAGCACCACGCAAATCGGACACGTGTCGGTGCTGACGCTTCCGACGCCCGGCCACACACCAGGGAGCGTCAGCTACCTGATCGACGGCTATGCGTTCACCGGCGACCTCATCCACAGCCCAGGCAAGGTGTGGTCGGGTGCTGCACTCCAATGGTCGTACGTCGGCATGGAAGGTGCTGCGATGACGCTGGCGTCGCTGACCCAACTGCTGGACCACTCCCCTCGTGCGCTGCTTCCCAGCCATGGCGTACGCATGGACGACCCGGCTGCCGCGGTGCAGGCGACCTGTGCGGCGTTGCAGGACCTCATCACCGTGCGGCTCGGAACACCGAGCGGATTGCTCGACAAGCTCGAGAGCCCGTACGTCGAGCTCAGCCCGCACCTCCTGATGAACCGGACCAGCGAGTCCCACAGCTACGTGCTGCTGAGCGACTCGGGTACTGCGCTGCTCATCGACTACGGGTACGACCTGACCACCGGCATTCCCCTAGGTGGTCCCAGGTACGCCGTACGGCCGTGGCTGCCGAGTCTGCGCGCACTGCAGCGCGACTACGGCATCGAACGCGTAGAGGTGGCGATTCCGACGCACTACCACGACGACCACGTTGCCGCGTTCAACTTGATGCGAGAGGTGCACGGCACGGAGGTGTGGGCGTCCAGCCCGGTAGCGCACGTCCTGGAGAACCCGACGTACTACGACCTGCCCTGTCTCTGGTACGAACCGATCCCGTGCGCGCAGCACGTCGTGAACGGCTCCGCGATCAGGTGGCGCGAGTACGAGTTGTCGATGTACGACCTGCCTGGCCACACGATGTACGCATCGGCCATCGGGTTCGAGGTGGACGGACAGCGGGTGCTGGCGACAGGTGACCAGCAGACCGGTACCTGGGACCCGAGTGGTTCGGCGGAGCTGCCGAACTTCCAGTACGCGAACGCCTTCGCGGCCGACGACTACGTCGCCTCGGCCGCGCTCTACCAGCGGCTGCAGCCGGAGCTGATGATCTCCGGGCACTGGGACCCGCGGCCGGTCACCCCGGCGTACCTGGACGAGCTCACCCGGCTCGGTGCCGAAGTAGCGCGAGCCCATCGCGCCTTGCTCCCGCCGGAGGACCCGGTGTTCACCGGCACCGTGCGGATCTCGCCGTACCGGGTGGATGCGGTTCACGGCCAGCCGTTCACAGTGCGGGTCAGTGTGCCTGCTGACCTCGTGGTGCCCGCCGGGTGGGACTGCCGGCGGGTCGGCACCCAGGAGTTCGTGGTGATCCCCCAGGTGACAGGACCGGTACGGCGGGCGCGGATCGCGGCCGGGATCACGCGGGACGGGATCTACCTGGGACAGCTGGCCGAAGCCCTTGTCGACGTACGCCTCTCCTGAAAGGAAACCCGTGGACTACTCCGTGGACGTGAATGCCGGCAAGGCGTACGCGACAATCAGCCGGGACGGACAGGTGCTGTTCAGCCTGCGGCTGTTCGCCTCGCTCGATACGGTGGGC containing:
- a CDS encoding STAS domain-containing protein, whose protein sequence is MTTQPEPRDGEMIRTAFDAVTKELEPGVLLVRLSGEIDIASTDFAAEAIRAAVAPPARLVLIDVSAVTFCSSAGLGNLVEARNLAGRHNITLALVGVGRPVDRPLSVTGLGGQFRIFGTADEAIASL
- a CDS encoding MBL fold metallo-hydrolase, producing MIVHTIEDSCLVHLIVDPESRTAVAVDAGSGRWLDQLASYGVDAVTDVLITHHHRDQVEGLPLLAATGTRIWVPENEAELIADADQHWQRRNVVNNYDLHTDRFSILSSVPVTGVMKDYSTTQIGHVSVLTLPTPGHTPGSVSYLIDGYAFTGDLIHSPGKVWSGAALQWSYVGMEGAAMTLASLTQLLDHSPRALLPSHGVRMDDPAAAVQATCAALQDLITVRLGTPSGLLDKLESPYVELSPHLLMNRTSESHSYVLLSDSGTALLIDYGYDLTTGIPLGGPRYAVRPWLPSLRALQRDYGIERVEVAIPTHYHDDHVAAFNLMREVHGTEVWASSPVAHVLENPTYYDLPCLWYEPIPCAQHVVNGSAIRWREYELSMYDLPGHTMYASAIGFEVDGQRVLATGDQQTGTWDPSGSAELPNFQYANAFAADDYVASAALYQRLQPELMISGHWDPRPVTPAYLDELTRLGAEVARAHRALLPPEDPVFTGTVRISPYRVDAVHGQPFTVRVSVPADLVVPAGWDCRRVGTQEFVVIPQVTGPVRRARIAAGITRDGIYLGQLAEALVDVRLS